In Mycobacterium sp. 050128, one genomic interval encodes:
- a CDS encoding glutathione S-transferase family protein gives MSYVAAAGEFNRDTNYISSRITADGRDGYPVEPGRYRLIVARACPWANRTIIVRRLLGLEKVLSIGFCGPTHDTRSWTFDLDPGGLDPVLKIHFLRDAYNKRIPDYPKGVTVPAIVDAPTGAVVTNDFAQMTVDFSTQWTHFHREGAPQLYPERRRDEIDDVAQRIYTEVNDGVYQCGFASSQDAYDRAYDRLFSALDWLSERLQTQRYLVGDTITEADIRLFTTLARFDSVYHGHFKCNRSKLTEMPTLWAYARDLFQTPGFGDTIDFVQTKQHYYIVHTDINPTQVVPKGPDLSNWLTPHGREELGGRPFGDGTPPESTPEGEHMPDGPEAR, from the coding sequence ATGAGCTATGTCGCCGCGGCCGGCGAATTCAATCGCGACACCAACTACATCAGCAGCCGCATCACCGCTGACGGCCGCGACGGCTATCCCGTCGAACCAGGCCGCTACCGCCTGATCGTCGCGCGGGCCTGTCCGTGGGCCAACCGCACGATCATTGTGCGACGACTGCTCGGCCTGGAAAAGGTTCTGTCTATTGGCTTTTGCGGACCAACGCACGATACACGCAGCTGGACCTTCGACCTCGACCCAGGTGGCCTCGACCCAGTGCTGAAGATCCATTTCTTACGCGACGCATACAACAAGCGCATACCGGACTATCCGAAGGGAGTCACGGTGCCCGCGATCGTGGACGCGCCGACGGGCGCAGTGGTCACCAACGACTTCGCCCAAATGACCGTGGACTTCTCGACGCAGTGGACCCATTTCCATCGCGAGGGCGCCCCCCAGCTCTATCCCGAGCGACGGCGCGACGAGATCGACGACGTCGCTCAGCGCATCTACACCGAGGTCAACGACGGCGTCTACCAATGCGGGTTCGCGAGCTCACAGGATGCATACGACAGAGCCTACGACCGATTATTCAGCGCACTCGATTGGCTTTCTGAGCGCCTACAGACCCAACGCTATCTCGTAGGCGACACCATCACCGAGGCAGACATCCGGCTGTTTACCACACTGGCCCGATTTGACTCCGTATATCACGGCCACTTCAAATGCAATCGGTCGAAACTCACAGAGATGCCGACGCTGTGGGCCTACGCGCGGGATCTGTTCCAGACACCGGGCTTTGGCGACACCATCGACTTCGTGCAGACCAAGCAGCACTACTACATCGTGCACACGGATATCAATCCGACACAAGTCGTGCCGAAGGGTCCTGACCTGTCAAACTGGCTCACGCCGCACGGCCGGGAAGAGTTAGGCGGTAGGCCGTTTGGAGACGGCACACCACCTGAGTCGACTCCCGAGGGGGAACACATGCCCGACGGGCCCGAAGCCCGATAG